From Rudanella lutea DSM 19387, a single genomic window includes:
- a CDS encoding DUF4142 domain-containing protein has product MKTSQQWALSLSVLTALTLSSGAMAQQNSGMNTGGTTASTGTMVGRESKAEFDRMNKKGAADVSGVRPSSAKLSDADSKLMMEVAKGGMVQLAVSKVAAEKATNPEVRELARAEVEEQTGLAAKLKEIAAAKGVTLPTAPDSEAQAMIAQMEGTAAGTQFDMAYVRESGVNGHQKLDKVMDMVRSQASDASLKSLEMAAHPLVKNHLKVSQDILSKLGSGGSSNR; this is encoded by the coding sequence ATGAAAACTTCGCAACAATGGGCGTTGAGCCTAAGCGTACTGACCGCTCTGACCCTGTCGTCAGGCGCCATGGCCCAACAAAATTCGGGCATGAATACGGGTGGCACAACCGCTTCAACGGGCACCATGGTGGGCCGCGAAAGCAAGGCCGAATTCGACCGCATGAACAAGAAAGGAGCCGCCGACGTCTCGGGGGTTCGTCCGTCGAGCGCGAAACTTTCCGACGCCGACAGTAAGCTGATGATGGAGGTAGCCAAAGGGGGTATGGTGCAATTGGCTGTCAGTAAAGTTGCGGCCGAAAAAGCTACCAACCCCGAAGTACGCGAGTTGGCCCGCGCCGAAGTAGAGGAACAAACCGGGTTAGCCGCCAAGTTGAAAGAGATTGCCGCAGCTAAAGGCGTTACGCTGCCGACAGCTCCCGACAGCGAAGCCCAGGCCATGATTGCTCAGATGGAAGGTACAGCCGCCGGTACACAATTCGACATGGCGTATGTACGCGAGAGCGGGGTCAACGGCCACCAGAAGCTCGATAAAGTGATGGATATGGTACGGAGTCAGGCATCGGACGCCAGCCTGAAAAGCCTCGAAATGGCCGCTCATCCGCTCGTCAAAAACCACCTGAAGGTATCGCAGGATATTCTGAGTAAACTGGGCAGTGGCGGTTCGTCGAACCGGTAA
- a CDS encoding HPP family protein → MRIRMKRHYRVARYVIYRQTLLRPADHFWTFLGAFVAIAAIGLMQQTHFTQQDNVFLIGSLGASCVLIFGSAHSPLAQPRNLVGGHLIASLIGVAVYKLFPGQLWLSSALAVSLSIVAMQITKTMHPPGGATALIANIGSEKIKSLGFAYALSPVLTGVGILLLTAILINNIPADRSYPADPLSWRKFRLRARKHLRKAVK, encoded by the coding sequence ATGAGAATACGAATGAAGCGGCATTACCGTGTAGCCCGGTATGTGATCTATCGTCAAACCTTGCTTCGGCCCGCCGACCATTTCTGGACCTTTCTGGGCGCGTTTGTGGCTATTGCCGCTATCGGACTCATGCAGCAAACGCATTTTACCCAACAGGACAATGTATTTCTGATTGGCTCTTTGGGTGCTTCGTGCGTGCTTATTTTCGGGTCGGCGCACAGCCCGCTGGCGCAGCCGCGCAACTTGGTCGGTGGTCACCTGATTGCCTCGCTCATTGGGGTAGCTGTGTACAAGCTGTTTCCGGGGCAACTTTGGTTGTCGTCGGCCCTGGCGGTGTCTTTGTCGATCGTCGCCATGCAAATCACCAAGACCATGCATCCGCCCGGTGGTGCCACGGCGCTGATTGCTAATATTGGCTCCGAAAAAATCAAAAGCCTTGGCTTTGCCTACGCTCTCTCGCCCGTGCTCACGGGCGTTGGTATTTTGCTTCTGACGGCCATACTCATCAACAATATCCCTGCCGACCGGTCGTATCCTGCCGACCCTCTGTCCTGGCGGAAGTTCCGGCTGCGGGCCCGCAAACATCTCCGAAAGGCGGTGAAGTAG
- a CDS encoding FRG domain-containing protein codes for MNSIRATTWSQLMELLYEDAWMPSLRRFRPPFAFRGLPDESFVLDTSLMRMGQDCARIEGHLLRNFKKYALRDVVERDSLWYWLSVAQHHGLPTRLMDWTFSPYVALHFVTANTERYHSDGIIWCLDYKKVHSYLPAALSGLLEDEGADVFTIDMLSPIHSLREFDARSEHPFALFFEPPSIDDRIVNQYALFSVISNPTISMKSWLEQRPDVYRKITVANELKWEIRDKLDQANINERVLFPGLDGLSRWLRRQYVQPILPNPPTQA; via the coding sequence ATGAATTCGATACGCGCTACCACCTGGAGCCAGCTCATGGAGCTACTCTATGAAGATGCCTGGATGCCATCGCTCCGCCGGTTCAGGCCCCCCTTTGCATTCCGGGGCCTACCCGACGAGTCGTTTGTGCTCGACACCTCGCTCATGCGTATGGGGCAAGACTGCGCCCGCATTGAGGGGCACCTGCTACGGAATTTCAAAAAATACGCCCTGCGCGATGTAGTTGAACGCGACTCGCTCTGGTACTGGCTCTCAGTGGCCCAGCACCACGGGCTGCCCACCCGCCTGATGGACTGGACCTTTTCACCCTACGTGGCCCTTCATTTCGTTACGGCCAATACCGAGCGCTACCATTCCGATGGCATTATCTGGTGCCTTGACTACAAAAAAGTGCATAGCTACCTCCCGGCCGCCCTGAGTGGATTGCTCGAAGACGAAGGAGCCGATGTGTTTACAATCGATATGCTCAGTCCAATTCATTCGCTGCGGGAGTTCGACGCCCGTAGTGAGCACCCCTTTGCCCTGTTTTTTGAGCCACCCTCTATCGACGACCGGATTGTAAACCAGTACGCCCTGTTCTCGGTCATTTCGAACCCGACGATCAGCATGAAAAGCTGGCTCGAACAACGGCCCGATGTGTACCGGAAGATTACCGTGGCCAACGAGTTGAAGTGGGAAATCCGGGATAAACTCGATCAGGCCAACATCAACGAACGGGTGCTTTTCCCCGGACTCGATGGTCTCAGTCGGTGGTTGCGTCGACAATACGTACAACCCATACTCCCCAACCCGCCTACCCAGGCATAG
- a CDS encoding manganese catalase family protein — MFYHDKKLQYKVRVDKPNPQFARALQQAIGGIEGEIRVCLQYLFQAWNARGPVRYRDMLLDTGTEEIAHIEMLATAVCLNLEGASSSVIDTIVGNDPLMEKIVGGGDPRHYLSGGLGALASDANGVPFNGSWVVSSGNMASDMLANVTAEATGRTLATRLYEMTDDAGMKDMLAFLIARDTMHQQQWLAVLEELGQGNLYKVLPIPNSFPQAQEVQEFSYAFVNTNIDPEQPSAGTNRRWTHGPSLDGRGTFREIKAQPLGQEPQLAPPIPQGHAQTEQMQGSGHEKA; from the coding sequence ATGTTCTATCACGATAAGAAACTCCAGTACAAAGTACGGGTCGACAAACCGAACCCGCAGTTTGCCCGCGCCTTGCAACAGGCCATCGGCGGTATTGAAGGCGAAATCCGGGTGTGTTTGCAGTACCTGTTTCAGGCCTGGAACGCACGCGGGCCGGTGCGATACCGGGATATGCTCCTCGATACCGGTACCGAAGAAATAGCCCATATCGAAATGCTGGCTACAGCTGTTTGCCTCAACCTCGAAGGTGCCTCCAGCAGTGTGATCGACACGATTGTGGGGAATGACCCACTCATGGAGAAAATTGTGGGCGGGGGCGACCCACGCCACTACCTGTCGGGTGGTTTGGGGGCTTTGGCCTCCGATGCCAACGGGGTGCCGTTCAACGGCTCGTGGGTGGTGAGTTCGGGCAATATGGCGTCGGATATGCTCGCCAACGTAACGGCCGAGGCCACCGGGCGCACCCTGGCCACGCGCCTGTACGAGATGACCGACGATGCGGGCATGAAAGATATGCTGGCGTTTCTGATCGCCCGCGACACCATGCACCAGCAGCAGTGGCTGGCCGTACTGGAAGAGCTTGGACAAGGCAACCTATATAAAGTGCTGCCCATTCCGAACAGCTTCCCGCAGGCGCAGGAAGTGCAGGAGTTCAGCTATGCGTTTGTAAACACCAACATCGACCCCGAGCAACCGTCGGCTGGTACCAACCGGCGCTGGACCCACGGTCCCTCGCTCGATGGGCGCGGCACGTTCCGCGAAATAAAGGCGCAACCACTCGGACAGGAGCCCCAGTTGGCCCCACCGATCCCGCAGGGGCACGCCCAAACCGAACAGATGCAGGGTTCGGGGCACGAAAAAGCTTAG
- a CDS encoding zinc-dependent alcohol dehydrogenase — MLAMNYRGPGRVRIDHKPMPEIKHPEDAIVRVTRSCICGSDLHLYNGNVPDTRVGSTFGHEFIGVVEEIGPEVHKLKVGDQVLVPFNVACGKCHFCKQGMFGNCHESNPEATAVGGIFGYSHTAGGYDGGQAEFVRVPYANVGPTVIPPGMDPDDAVLLTDVVPTGYQAAEMGGIQLGDTVVVFGAGPVGIMAARCAWLFGAGRVIVFDQYEYRLEFVRNYAPCEAYNFKEIDDPVLFIKKMTDWMGADVCIDAVGAEAAGSALQTITGRKTLLQAGSATAMHWAINSVKKGGIISVVGVYGPTDNLIPIGNFMNKGLTMRGNQTSVKRLLPRLIEHVQNGVLNPKALITHRVPLEDVADAYHIFSEKLDNCIKPVLIPPSANA, encoded by the coding sequence ATGCTGGCGATGAATTACCGGGGCCCTGGGCGGGTCCGTATTGATCACAAGCCCATGCCCGAGATCAAGCACCCCGAAGATGCGATTGTTCGGGTGACGCGATCCTGTATCTGTGGGTCCGACCTGCACCTGTACAATGGCAACGTGCCCGATACGCGCGTAGGCTCCACGTTTGGGCACGAGTTTATCGGTGTGGTCGAAGAAATAGGCCCTGAGGTGCACAAACTCAAAGTTGGCGATCAGGTTCTGGTACCGTTTAACGTAGCCTGCGGAAAGTGCCACTTCTGCAAGCAGGGTATGTTTGGAAACTGCCACGAATCGAACCCCGAAGCTACGGCCGTGGGGGGAATTTTCGGCTACTCACACACGGCGGGTGGCTACGATGGCGGGCAGGCCGAGTTTGTTCGGGTGCCTTATGCCAATGTGGGCCCAACGGTGATTCCGCCCGGTATGGACCCCGACGATGCTGTGTTGCTCACCGACGTGGTGCCCACCGGCTATCAGGCTGCCGAAATGGGCGGAATTCAGCTCGGCGATACAGTGGTGGTCTTTGGCGCGGGGCCGGTTGGGATCATGGCTGCACGCTGTGCGTGGCTGTTTGGAGCCGGCCGGGTTATCGTGTTCGATCAGTACGAGTACCGGCTCGAATTTGTGCGCAACTATGCGCCCTGCGAGGCCTATAATTTTAAAGAGATCGACGATCCTGTATTATTCATTAAGAAAATGACCGACTGGATGGGGGCCGACGTGTGCATCGATGCCGTTGGAGCCGAGGCTGCCGGAAGCGCCCTGCAAACCATTACAGGCCGTAAAACCTTGTTGCAGGCAGGCTCGGCAACGGCGATGCACTGGGCCATTAATTCGGTGAAAAAAGGGGGCATCATATCGGTGGTTGGGGTGTATGGCCCAACCGATAATCTGATTCCGATTGGTAACTTCATGAACAAAGGCCTGACCATGCGCGGCAATCAGACCTCGGTAAAACGGTTGTTGCCCCGGCTCATCGAACACGTGCAGAATGGCGTGCTCAATCCCAAAGCGCTCATCACACACCGCGTACCGCTCGAAGATGTAGCTGATGCCTACCACATCTTCTCCGAGAAACTCGACAATTGTATCAAACCGGTTCTTATCCCCCCTTCAGCCAATGCCTAA